In Rhodamnia argentea isolate NSW1041297 chromosome 4, ASM2092103v1, whole genome shotgun sequence, the following proteins share a genomic window:
- the LOC115751279 gene encoding lisH domain-containing protein C1711.05 translates to MPETKTLAASIAISPKLLALTPRQVSLAKKETKRTPTASPMETKTLLLLSIAQYLQSNGFSKTLKKFRSEAQLEEVSFKGSTLDLEEICLNYLKTAGHAATKNGLEKGGTHMIGEGDLGGSLLEVLDRKKKKRSGESNVDTANHHTEEMKNDAVNEKVKAKEKKKSKKNSDFPGKDSKMTSLKELEESAGDVICGLQSDEITVKGKNKKSKGREQVSESPVPRDLASFEGNSSKEVKKSKNRKEKSKHKSDDDEQHTAKERQDDDETKAENAVCFTKTSDEGIKVKKVSKKRKRLESEENGCKPVDHDTLDEPKRRKGGDVKDDKADRQLAKLKASGISKGVDDTRSNGQNGQCNRAEETPIKHFDGSDNVKEEDGEESAKRKNMKKQHNGSAEPTAAKAFQRIKVDEVVYADDRLKDNSYWAKDGAESGYGAKAQEVLGQVRGRDFRHEKTKKKRGTYRGGQIDLHSHSVKFNYSDDE, encoded by the exons ATGCCCGAGACCAAAACCCTCGCTGCCTCCATCGCCATAAGCCCTAAACTCTTGGCCCTCACGCCTCGCCAAGTTTCTCTAGCGAAGAAAGAGACGAAGCGAACGCCGACAGCATCCCCCATGGAGACCAAGACCCTCCTTCTACTCTCTATAGCTCAGTATCTGCAGAGCAATGGATTCTCCAAGACTCTCAAGAAGTTCCGCTCCGAAGCCCAGCTCGAG GAAGTTAGTTTTAAGGGTTCGACATTGGATTTGGAAGAAATATGTCTCAACTACTTGAAAACAGC CGGTCATGCTGCGACGAAGAATGGCCTGGAGAAAG GTGGCACACACATGATTGGTGAAGGAGACTTGGGGGGTTCCTTGCTGGAAGTTCTTgataggaaaaagaagaagagaagtggTGAGAGCAATGTTGATACTGCAAATCATCACACTGAGGAGATGAAGAATGATGCAGTAAATGAAAAAGTGAaagccaaagaaaagaagaaaagcaaaaagaattctGATTTTCCTGGTAAAGATAGTAAAATGACGAGCTTGAAAGAGCTAGAAGAGTCTGCTGGTGATGTGATTTGTGGATTGCAGTCAGATGAAATTACTGTGAAGGGCAAGAATAAAAAGAGTAAGGGAAGAGAACAGGTTTCTGAATCTCCTGTTCCTCGAGACTTAGCCTCTTTTGAGGGAAATTCCTCCAAAGAGGTGAAGAAGTCTAAAAATAGGAAAGAGAAATCTAAGCATAAATCAGATGATGATGAGCAGCACACTGCAAAGGAAAGACAAGATGATGATGAAACAAAAGCAGAGAATGCTGTATGCTTTACTAAGACTTCAGATGAGGGAATCAAGGTGAAAAAAgtttccaagaaaagaaaaaggcttgAGTCTGAAGAAAATGGATGTAAGCCTGTTGATCACGATACACTTGATGAACCCAAACGGAGAAAGGGTGGTGATGTTAAGGATGACAAGGCTGACAGGCAACTTGCAAAATTGAAAGCATCAGGAATCAGTAAAGGAGTTGACGACACAAGAAGTAATGGACAAAATGGTCAATGCAATCGTGCTGAGGAGACTCCTATTAAGCACTTTGATGGTTCAGACAATGTCAAAGAGGAAGATGGGGAAGAATCTGCTAAgaggaaaaacatgaaaaagcaACATAATGGCTCTGCAGAG CCTACAGCAGCAAAGGCGTTTCAAAGGATAAAAGTTGATGAAGTGGTGTATGCTGATGATAGACTTAAGGATAATTCCTATTGGGCTAAG GATGGTGCGGAATCTGGCTATGGTGCAAAAGCACAAGAAGTTCTTGGGCAAGTTAGAGGAAG GGATTTTCGGCAtgagaagacaaagaagaagcgTGGAACTTACAGAGGAGGACAAATCGATCTGCACTCACACTCAGTGAAGTTTAATTATTCCGATGACGAGTAA